The following are encoded in a window of Tautonia marina genomic DNA:
- a CDS encoding winged helix-turn-helix domain-containing protein — translation MANTQILIVEDEHHLADTLAMNLRREGFDVLIAYDGQDGLRQAQLRLPDLIVLDLMLPVKPGLEVCRELRAGSQTRDIPILMLTAKAEESDELIGLAVGADDYVTKPYSLKVLIQRIKNVLRRRASHAETASAVVFEVQGVTIDKHRHRALFQGAELPLTPTEFRLLEVLLRQAGRAFTRHELMDAAIGEDAMVLERTIDVHIKSLRKKLGAGSELIETVRGVGYRFREADLVAQD, via the coding sequence ATGGCCAACACGCAAATTCTGATCGTCGAAGACGAACATCACCTGGCCGACACGCTGGCGATGAACCTTCGCCGCGAAGGCTTTGATGTCCTGATCGCTTACGATGGCCAGGACGGGCTCCGCCAGGCCCAGCTTCGCTTGCCCGACCTGATCGTGCTCGACCTCATGCTCCCGGTCAAACCCGGCCTGGAGGTCTGCCGAGAACTCCGAGCCGGGTCCCAGACCCGAGACATCCCCATTCTCATGCTCACGGCCAAGGCCGAGGAGAGCGACGAGCTGATCGGCCTGGCCGTTGGTGCCGACGACTACGTCACCAAGCCCTACAGCCTCAAGGTCCTGATCCAGCGCATCAAGAACGTCCTCCGCCGACGGGCCAGCCACGCGGAGACCGCCTCGGCCGTTGTCTTCGAGGTCCAGGGGGTGACGATCGACAAGCATCGTCACCGCGCCTTGTTTCAAGGCGCGGAGCTTCCCCTGACCCCCACCGAGTTCCGGCTTCTTGAGGTCTTGCTACGTCAGGCCGGTCGGGCCTTCACCCGTCACGAATTGATGGACGCCGCGATTGGCGAGGATGCCATGGTCTTGGAGCGGACCATCGATGTCCATATCAAGAGCCTTCGGAAGAAGCTCGGTGCCGGCTCCGAATTGATCGAAACGGTCCGGGGTGTCGGTTACCGTTTCCGAGAGGCGGATCTTGTGGCGCAAGACTGA